From Hallerella porci:
AAAACGATAGCGGACTTCGGATTTTTTTGGCCACGGATTCGGATAAAAGAGAGCGTGAAATTGGATATTCCAATCAGCGGATTTGGCGAGGCGCCAAAAGTCGATGAGTTCGGCGCGGACATAAAAAACATTTTCCGGAATTTGAATTTCTTCGCCGCGGGCAGTTGCTTTGCTCAAACGAATTTCGGATTTGTCTATGCCGAGAATCGGATTCTCTGGAAATTTTTTGGCAAGCGCTAATGTCGAAAGTCCAGTGCCACAACCCGAATCGAGAATAATTGGTGTTTGAAAGTGCGAAACAAAATTGGCGGCAGCGTCAAAAGCTTCGCGGGTATGGTCGGCGATTGGACGGCGAAATTCGCTATCGAGATAACGCGAAACGAGCTCTTCTAAATCGGGATGAATGCCGTCTTGATTGCTTTCAACTTCTTTGGAATTTCCGATCATTTGACGTTCCTCGTGTTAGCGAAACGCTTGGCGAATGCGCAGCGTCTGCAAAAAGTTTCGGTTAATTTATGCTGCAAAAATCCGTTGCGCATTTGAGTCGCGCGAATTCCTTCAAAAATTTCGGCAAAAGAATTTTCGGGAAATTTTCCGAGGACGATTTGTCCGCGATAATCTAAGCAGCAAGGGACGACGCGTCCGTCGAATAAAATGGCGCATTGATCTTTGACGCCGTGGCAAGTTCCGTTTTCATTTTCTTCGGCTTTGCCATTGGGCCATTCAAATCGCGAATCGCGGTGAATGTAAATTCTTCCACAAATCGGCGTGCTTTTTCTCCGAACAGAAAATTCAGAATCGCAAAGAGGAACGTGAAAATATTCGGTGAGCTTTTGCAAAACAATTGAATTCCAATCGCGCGAAATGGCATCGGAATGATCGTTCCACAGGCGAAAATTCACATAAACTTCGGGATGTGTATTGGACAATGCATCGGTAAAATCGAGAGTTTGCTGTAAAATTTCTAACGCTTTTTCTCGGGGCAAGTAAGCGTAAGCGTGAGTCGAAAAATTGATTTGCCGAATTATTTTGCTGCGTAAAATCAGCGGGGAATTTTTGGCGATGAGAGATCCGTTCGTCGTTAAATTGACGGGGATTTGAAAACTTTCTGCGATTTGCAAAATGCGTGGAAATTCCGAATGCAAAAGCGGTTCGCCCAAAACATGCAAAAAAATTTCTTCGACATTTCCCGATAATTTTTGCAGCACATTTTGAAAAAGTTCTGCGGACATTTCGCCGCGAGAATTTTGAAGAGTTGCGCTCGGACAAAATGGGCAGCAGAAATTGCAACGTTCGGTGATTTCGATGTAGGCGTATTTCATCGGTTAACGCAATTTCTTTAAATCGAGTTTTAAAAGAACCGCAGCGAGAATTGCCGAAACCGTATCTGAAACGGGAGCCGCTACAAAAACGCCGCGCAATCCGAAGAACAAAGGTATGATCAAGAGAAACGGAATGAGGACAATCAGTTGTCGACTTAAATTCAAAAACATCGCACGGCCAGGTTTTCCCGTGCCTTGAAAATAATTGCCGCAGACCATGCCGCAGGCGATCGTCGGCAGCGCAAAAAGGAAGGTGCGCATCGCAGAACTAGCAAGAGTTAAAAGTTGCTCATTTCCCGCGCTGAAAAATCCGACGAGCCATTCCGCTTTCATTTGAACCAAAAGCCAGCAAAGACACATCCAAAGAATGCTAATCGTGAGCATGACTTTTAAAGTTTGCTTCACGCGCCCGAATAATTTTGCACCGTAATTGTATCCGATAATCGGTTGTCCGCCTTGCACAAATCCGATGACGGGTAAAATCAAAAGCATCGCGATGCTGTTGGCAATGCCGAAGGCAGAAACTGCTAAATCGCCGCCATACGGAGAATTGGAACCGTAATGCACCAAACTTTTATTCAAGACGACATTCATAAGGCTGTTGCAAATTTGCATTAAACTCGGCGGAAGTCCCATGATGTAAATGCGCCGCAGATAAGGAAACTTGAGCTTCATTAAATGCAGAGAAATTTTGATGGGAGTCGATTTTTTGAAGAAGAATTGCATAACAAAAATCGTCGTAATCGCTTGTGCGAGAATCGTCGCCCACGCAGCGCCTTCGATTCCCCAATGAAATTTTATGATGAAAAGCCAATCGAAAAATGTGTTCAATCCGGCACCGAGAAGATTTCGAAACATCGCTGTTTTCG
This genomic window contains:
- the trmB gene encoding tRNA (guanine(46)-N(7))-methyltransferase TrmB, whose protein sequence is MIGNSKEVESNQDGIHPDLEELVSRYLDSEFRRPIADHTREAFDAAANFVSHFQTPIILDSGCGTGLSTLALAKKFPENPILGIDKSEIRLSKATARGEEIQIPENVFYVRAELIDFWRLAKSADWNIQFHALFYPNPWPKKSEVRYRFHGHPIFPTLVKLSPQLELRTNWKIYADEFAFALNLAAKHFSLRTNISEEIFTPENPITAFEKKFHESHHTLWKVRFENLSFPIYTR
- a CDS encoding radical SAM/SPASM domain-containing protein, whose translation is MKYAYIEITERCNFCCPFCPSATLQNSRGEMSAELFQNVLQKLSGNVEEIFLHVLGEPLLHSEFPRILQIAESFQIPVNLTTNGSLIAKNSPLILRSKIIRQINFSTHAYAYLPREKALEILQQTLDFTDALSNTHPEVYVNFRLWNDHSDAISRDWNSIVLQKLTEYFHVPLCDSEFSVRRKSTPICGRIYIHRDSRFEWPNGKAEENENGTCHGVKDQCAILFDGRVVPCCLDYRGQIVLGKFPENSFAEIFEGIRATQMRNGFLQHKLTETFCRRCAFAKRFANTRNVK
- a CDS encoding MATE family efflux transporter, which encodes MTNNKLNSIGTQSIPRLILAFSVPAIVSMAVESLYNVIDRYFVAAGVGYLGIAGITLCFPIMLFIMALSMIVGVGGNTLFAIRLGQKKYGQAALILNNSFTLLIVMALISFVLGEIFMEPLLKIFGASEETLPYATNYMRIILIGAVFQTVTPGMNHFIRSLGHPKTAMFRNLLGAGLNTFFDWLFIIKFHWGIEGAAWATILAQAITTIFVMQFFFKKSTPIKISLHLMKLKFPYLRRIYIMGLPPSLMQICNSLMNVVLNKSLVHYGSNSPYGGDLAVSAFGIANSIAMLLILPVIGFVQGGQPIIGYNYGAKLFGRVKQTLKVMLTISILWMCLCWLLVQMKAEWLVGFFSAGNEQLLTLASSAMRTFLFALPTIACGMVCGNYFQGTGKPGRAMFLNLSRQLIVLIPFLLIIPLFFGLRGVFVAAPVSDTVSAILAAVLLKLDLKKLR